The Phaseolus vulgaris cultivar G19833 chromosome 10, P. vulgaris v2.0, whole genome shotgun sequence DNA window CAGTCTCTTCCTTGGTTGACCAATAGTATGATTGGCCATATGCTAGATGAGTTTAACTTTGAAACAATGCGAGAGGAGTGCCTTAAGGGAGGGATGTCTATGTTCAATACGAAGTTTTTGGGTGACGACCAAGTTCTGCTATCACCTAAGGCGGAAGGAAGAATGGAAGACCTGGTGAAATCGCATAAGGAATGGTTCTACAGCGTTTTCGCAGAAATTAAACCTTGGACTGAGCATGACGTTGTAAGGTATAAAAGAGTGTGGGTCAGATGTTATGGGTTGCCGCTCCATCTATGGAGCAAGGAGTGTCTAACAAAAGTTGTGGGGGAAGTGGCTACGGTGGTGGGGTTAGATGAAGCTACTCTGTCTTGGGATTGCTTGGAATATGCCCGGTGCCAGGTTAAGATGCTAAAGTCATGTAAAGCAGATTTATCCAAGGAGTTCCGTATTAATGGGAGATTATATAATGTCACCGTTGTTGAGGAGGCAGCAAAATCTGGTAGAGTAGACTACTGTAGCAAGTGTGCATTTCACAACGAAGGGTCCTCTATTAGTTCATCCTCAGTAGAATCTTTTGTGGCAGACTCGTTGGTCTCTGAGAAGTTCAGCGAGGACGAGGACGGTAGTGAAGCAAGGTATGGGTGGCCGGAAAAGGTATCTAGGGAGGAGAGGGTAGGTCAACAACGTGTGCACCAAAAGCAATGGATAAGGAATGTTCAGAACGGCACGAAAGTTGTCAGGAAAAAAGTGGGCTATTTTCAACTAGAAAAGACCTGTGTACGCAGGGAGCCTCAGCGGAGTGGACTTGTGTGTCTGACACACAAAGACGTGTCAGTGATGCGTGTGCAGCTCTTCATCAGTCGATGGTGAGCTTAGTAGAGGTAGTGGAGGCAATTAGTAATGCTAGGCCCAAGCCCATTAGCATTGAAGCCCAAACCAGCGGAAGTTGCACTCAGAATTTTGAGTGCCACAACGCAAATCGCGTTTTGACTCAGACGTAGGAGTTGGGCGGTGTTGGGCGGTTGTGAGCGGCGGTTAGCACGAAGGATGAACCCAGTACGGGTGAGGTCGTTAGAGGAGATGCGCTCCCACAACCTAGTCAGGAAGAAAATCAAATCGACGTTGCTACGATTAGCAACGAGGTTGAAGTGGAGAAAGCAGAGGGCGGAATGGGTAACGAGGAGGTAGGCTGTGATCGCAGAAAGGAAGGTGGAGCTATGGTGGAAGATGGTATCACACCAGAGAGAGTGCGGCACTTAAGAGCACTATGGGAGAAGGGGACTCTCACTGTTCAACGACGGTGGAGGTCGAAGGGGGGCTTGGGGTCTCTTCATCAAGGGAACAGTTACTCGACCAGGTTAAGTTCCAAAACTTATGCTATGTCAGATTCTGAAATTGTGGAATGCAACAATCGTCTTAGAAGGGAAGCCACCCAATCGGAAGCAACTAGGATTTGGGAAGTTGGAAAGCGTTTGGGGACAACCTGTTCTGGGGATGCAGGCATGTTAATTAAGGAAATGGAAACCTTGGAGGATAGGGACAACCAAGTTTTGAGAAATTTTAAGGAGGGTGACAGAGGAGGTATCCCATGATAGTTATCAGCCTGAATGTCAGAGGGCTGGGGGGGGGGAGTGAAGGCTAAATATCTTAGGAATATTATAGGTAAGGAGGGTGCGGAGTTTGTGTGTGTGCAAGAAACTAAACTAACTGAGTTTTCTGATAGCAGGTGTTTCTCTTTGTGGGGAGATAATAAGGTGGGATGGGTGCATAATGAAGGTGTGAATGGGGCTGGAAGCACGTTATCTATGTGGCACAAGGAAGCCTTCCACTACGTGTCTCATACGGTAGGGAAATGTTTTATTGCTGTTGTGGGGCACCATGTTAAGTCAAACTGTTCTTGTATTAAAATTAACGTCTATGCTGCTTGTAATCCGAGTGAGAAGGTGGCTATGTGGGAGGATGTGTCTGTTATCAGAAGTATCCATCAGGATAAGGTGTGGTGCTGTTGTGGTGACTTTAATGTAGTCAGGTGTGCTGCGGAAAGGAAAGGCATTAGACGAAATGCAAGCAACAAAAAGGAAATCAGGGACTTTAATGATTTCATTGGAAGCAATTCTATGGAGGATTTGCCTCTAGTAGGTAAGAAGTTCACTTGGTTTAAGGCAGATGGGTCTGCAAAAAGTAGGCTGGATAAAATTCTGGTATCCGAAGAATGGTTACAAGTGTGGCCTATGAGCAAGCAATACATACAAACAAGGGAAGTTTCGGATCATTGTGCAATAGTGGTGAAATCATGGAGTAAAGATTGGGGCCCAAAACCTTTCAAGTCTATTGATGCATGGCTTCTGGAGCCCGGGTTTAAGGATTTGGTGAGGGGTAAATGGGGATCTTATGAGGTGTAGGGCGACAATATAACCAAAGTTAAAGAGAAACTCAAACTTTTAAAGTTGGATCtcaaagagtggaataggagTGTGTTTGGGAATCTTGAGGACGAAAAGCGCAGGATTTTGAAGGAgattgaggatcttgatgtcaAGGATGTGTATCTGACTTGGTGGAGGGTGAAAAGTTGAGAAGATTGGAACTTGTAAGCCAGCAAAAATTGGTAGAGAAAAAGATGGAATCCCTCTATAGGCAAAAAGCCAGGTCGAACTGGTTCAAATATGGAGACTCTAATTCTAAATTCTATCACACTACTATCAGATGGAGAAGAATCAAGAATGAAGTTAAAGGATTTGAGTTAAATAGTCTATGGTGTGAGGAACCGGAGGCAGTACGAAGGGAAGTAAAGCGAGTGTTTGAGGAGAGATTTAAGGCCACTCCTGATCTACGAGTGAGGCTTGGAGCTGTGGAATTCAGATCTCTCCCTGAAGAGGTAAGTCTGAGAATGATTGAGGTGTTCTCCGAGGAGGAAGTCAGGGAGGCGGTGTGGAATTGTGAGGGGACTAAGAGCCCGGGTCCAGATGGTTTTAATTTCAACTTCATTAAAGCTAATTGGGAGACCCTAAAGGAAGATGTTATGGGAGCAGTACATAGTTTTCATGAGACAGGGATCCTTCCGAAGGGGTGTAATGCGTCCTTTATTGCTCTAGTCCCAAAGGTAAAGGATCCAACTACAATTGATCAGTACAGACCTATCTCTCTTGTGGGAGCTATGTATAAGATTATAACCAAGGTCATGTCGAATCGGATCAAAACTGTTCTACCTATGGTCATTGACAAAAACCAATCAGCCTTCATGCAAGGTAGGGGGCTACTAGAGAGTGTTCTGGTGGCTAATGAGGTGATTGAAGATGTACGAAGAAGGAGGAGGAGGGGTGTGTTCTTGAAGGTGGATTTCGAAAAGGCATATGACTCGGTCAGGTGGAGTTTTCTGTTGGATATGTTAAATAGGCTGGGGTTTCATGTGAGATGGATTAAGTGGGTGCAAAGCTGCTTAGAATCAACAACAGTATCTATTCTGGTCAATGGATGTCCGACAGAGGAGTTTAGACCGACTAGGGGTCTGAGGCAAGGGGATCCCATGGCTCCGTTCCTGTTTCTTGTTGTGGCGGAAGGTTTGGCGGGCCTAGTACACTCTGCGTCTAAGGAAAACCTTTTAAGAGGAGTGAAAGTGGGGAGGAATGAGATAGAGTGTAGCATGCTGCAATTTGCAGACGACACACTCTTTATGTGTGAAGACTCCTTCTCTAATGTCTTTACTATTAAGGCAATCCTTAGGATGTTTGAGCTGGCATCTGGTCTCAAAGTAAACTTCCATAAATCTAAGTTGGCAGGTATCAAGGTTGGTAGGAGCTCGCTAGAAACCTACGCTAGAAGTCTCAATTGTGGATTAATGCAGGTTCCTTTCAAGTACTTGGGTTTAAAAGTAGGCGGGAATCCTAGGAGAACGCAATTTTGGGAGCCAGTGGTGGAAAAAGTTAAAGCTAGACTTAGTACTTGGAAGGGGAAATGCTTGTCACTAGCAGGTAGAGTTTGCTTGGTTAAATCGGTCCTAACATCTGTTCCTTTGTTCTACTTGTCCTTATTTAAAGCGCCAGTGTCAGTGTGTAAGACGATTGCAAGTATTCAGAGGAGGTTTGTATGGGCATGGGGGGCGGAAAATAAGCGTATCTCGTGGGTCAGCTGGGGCACTGTGTGTAAGCCAAAGGAGGAAGGGGGTTTAGGAGTTAAGGATGTTAGAACGTTTAACTATGCCTTACTAGCAAAATGGAAATGGAGGATGTTGACTGAGGAAAAAGGGAAATGGAAGGAGATCCTAGTCTCTAAGTATGACAGGGAGGGAGTAGGACATGAAGTGTCCAACATTTACTACTCCTGGTGGTGGAAAGACCTATCTAGGGCTACTGGTGAGGGGGAGGGGACATGATGGTTCCACAAGTCGATAGGTTGGAATGTTGGAGCAGGGGATAAGGCCAGGTTCTGGGAAGATGTTTGGTTGGAGAACATTAAGCTCAAAGTGCTGTTTCCTAGGCTGTATTCGGTTTCGCTGGACCAAGGTAAGGTGCTGGGAGAAATGGGTGTTTGGGAGGACAATGGGTGGAGTTGGAGGCTAAGGTGGAGAAGGTCCAGGTTCACGTGGGAAAGTGTGATGGAGGAAGAGTTGCTTAGCCTTATTATGAGAAAGACCCCGCGCAAAGATAGAAATGATGTTTTGATATGGAATGGAGAACAAGATGGTGAGTTTTCTGTGAAGTCTGCCTACTCTATATTGTGCAGTCTAGCAAATAATGAAGTGCAGGACACTTTCCCTTCACTCTAGCAAGCTATAGTTGTCCCTAAAGCGCTGTATACAACTTGGAGAATCCTGATCGAGAGACTTCCAACCTATGACAATTTGATCCGAAGAGGATTGGCTGTAAGCTCTTCTCTGTGTGTGTTCTGCAAGGAAATGCAAGAAACAACACAACACTTCTTTATAGAATGTGCCTATGCGCAGAGGGTATGGATCCTCTGTTTCAGATGGTTTGGCATTACATTTGTGCAGCATAAGGATATTTTGATACACTTCGAGAGTTTCTATCTGCCCCATCTGAGTGTTAAACAGAATCAGATTTGGAAGGGTGTTTGGGTTGCTATTGTTAGAAGCATGTGGGACCAAAGAAATTTGGTGGTGTTCAAGCAGGGGACAGCTGATGTAGAAGAGATTGTTCACCTAGCCCAACTTTCAGTGTGGCTCAAGCTGAAGTTTGGGACAAACTCCTTCACCTATGCTTTTTCGGATTGGGTTCTAAATCCAGGTGTGTGCATGCAAAGCTGCTAGTTGGAGGGCAAGGGCCTGTATACTGATATCTAAGGTAGGCACGCATAAGAGGGGATTTGTTCTATGAAGGTCTCCCTATTCAGTTGTCAGCTGAAGTTAGTATAGGTGGAATCAGTGGGGGTGCACTGAGTTTTGGTGTTAGGTGTTCAATATAGATGAAAAGTGGACTTGTGAAGGTTCTGTGCGGTCTCTGGTTGTCTTGGGTCTAGATGGAGGTCATGGTTGTTAGGGGAGGGAGCTCGGTATACTACCTAGGCCTTTAAATAGGGGCAGTCAGTTTTTTGGTTCTCTAGTTGGCGACTTTGTGTCTGGACAGGTGTGCAGGTTTTGGTTGATGGTATGCAGACTGCATACCAGTTTGGAGTTCGGGTGCAGCTTCAAGCTTGATTTATGCAGCTGGTTATACCAGTGGTACCATCAGTGGGGGGGATGAGCAGGGGTGCGGTTGACGTCTGGTTGATGAAGGGGATCGTTGTTGTCAGGACATGCAGCTTTGATGGGTGCTGTTAGGATGTGCTATGCTGGTTTGGGTGATTCTGTTAGGGGCTAAGTGTTGTATGCTTTGCTGGTTTGGATGACCCTGTTAACGGGTGCTGTTAAGATGTGCTATGCGTGTTGTTCTCACGGTTATTAAGTGAATCTGATGGTAGTTGCGACAATTCAAGGAAGTTGAAACCTAAGTACATCTGGGGTTTGGGCATGCTGTTTGACGGGCATATTTGAAGTTGAGGTGTCCAGGGAATAGACTTAGGATGAAGGAGGAATGTGTGTTGCTGGATCGTGTCTGCTTTGGCCAAAACAACCTCAAGCTGCACATGCTTAAGGCTGTGTCTTAAGGGTCTACAGATGCTTAAGGCTGTGTTTTAAGGGTCTACAAATGTAATTCAAATGGCCAACATTGCTTCTGAAGATCATCACCACTGTGCTGTAATCATGAAGTAAGAAAACCTGGGTTTTGCCTATAGTAATGATTGGGACTACCGTGGGTTTTTTTTGGTCCTAAACAAGATGTAGATGGATTTGTCATGGGTTAAAGGGATGGGAGGGAGTTGCTTTTCCCATATTTCAGCAGTCTGTTTTCTGCTGGTGTTTGTGCTAATCAATTTTTTCTGGTTTGGGAAGCCTTTGTAGTTTATGGTCTCTATTGTTGTTTGTTTAAACTATGAGGGtattatgtataagggttgagacaccccttaagtgtctcatttttattctattaatttattgctgataaaaaaaaaaaaaacctttcttccaaaatcaaatcaaaatcaCAAATCGCAGAACctcaaaaaataaaagattttttttttaaaactcaccTATATTGAGTTGCATAATTTTGATCGGGATAAATGATGAGTgaaaacaaagataaaaaaaaagagtaaaaggaagagagaaaaaaatgatgTGGGGACAACTATATTGTTTATCTGCTGTAATATGGGTTGATAATACGTTAGTCATTGCAATTGAAAAGAATCTTGTCCAATACGATACAACTAAACACATCCAAGGTGAAATATCATGTCATTAGTGAAGCatacaaataaaagaaaatcagCCTGAAGCAAATTTGAGTTGTGGAAATCAAAGCTTGTAATATCGAAAAGAACACTTTTCTAAACACTTAAGATcacatttgtttttttatcttctGTTGCTTTGTTTTGTTAGATAGAAATGTGTGATAATCCTTATTTTATAGGAGAGTTGGTTCTATGGTGAATGATTAGGTAGAAAGAAGTGTTGGTCCCTGTTTAGTGGAGATTTACATCACTCTTTTGTGCACTAACTAAAGTTGGCATATGCACGGCTCCAAGTTCGCATTTTGAAAGTTGATAGTGCGAGATTAGCAAAATGTGTGCAAATTAATAAGCAGCTTTGCAATATTCTTATTGAGGAGGAGATACCAATGTGGTGTGAAGATAGTTATAAGTTTAAAAGTGCCCAGTCAGAATCATCAGACAGCGTTTCCTCCTCAGAAACTTATGTAGAAGAAACAGATTTTACAGCCAATAATGGTTTGGAGGAGCACCGGTCGTGGGAGGGGGAGAACCACTGGTCAATCGGGGCGAAAGAAGGATGGGAgacaaaggaagaagatgaatagtGTTCGCATACGACAAAGCCGCTAACGCCACTCACTAGGGGCTACACTGCGGAAAATATCACATGTCAGGGGAAAAGTTACACAGCTATAACGAATGTAGCAAGGAAGGAGCAAAAGGTGTCCGAAGATGTTGACTTCTACCTTTCTGAAGGCGTCTGTGGCGCCACCCTACGGAGTGCCCCTGCAAAAGCTGAGGTGGCAAGACTTGTGATTGACATAGAATGTGGTACTAACTTAAAAGAAGCCAACGTAGGGTTGGGCTGTGCAAGGGAGATGAAGGCCCATTGTATCCCAGCCCAAATAGAAGCGGAACAGAGTGGGTCTGCGAAATGGTCAATAGAAGTGGCTAGTGATGGTAGGGGTGCCAACGGTAATATAGGTAAATCTGGGGAAAGCCTTGTAAGAGGCCCGATGAGTAAGGAAAATCATGGTTCAAGTCAGCATCTTTATGGAGGTAGCCCATTGGGAGCAGCCATGCTTGAGAATGGATCGTCGAAAATCATGAAGAAAGGGAAAGGTGTGGAGAAAGAGGAAGGGACTCAAGAAGATGACGGAATAGAAGGAGATACATGGTTGTGTGCATCCGCTATAAAATTTACAGGAGAGGGGGGACTAAAGGCAAGAAGTATGTCTAATTCTCCTTTAcgaaggagaaagaagaaaattttTTCTGAACTAGGGGATTCGGTACCCAATCCGAGACGGTCAACAAGGATTAATGCGAGACTTCAGAAGGCTGGTGCAAAACTGGTTCGTGGGGACGATGTTTCGATGGAATCAATCTCTGATAAGGACATCAATCTTTGCAACTCTCGTTGGTGCTCCTATCGTGCTGCGGATGATCCTATCAACCTGTGGGAATCTGGAATGCGGTGTGGGATAGCATGCCGAGGAGATGAAGATGAAGTCATTAATGAATATGAGAGAATGGAAGCAAGGGATGAAGAGGTGGTCAACTGCAACAAGAAGGGGGATGTAAAAGGTGATTAATGTTAATTGTGAATTTCAATATTAGAGGCATGGGGGGGGAACATCAAAACTAGTTATTTGAGACGCATCATAGGGTGTGAAGGAGCATAATTTGTCTGTATTCAAGAAACTAAATCGAAAATGTTCTCCGATGCCAAGTGCTTCTCTTTGTGGGGGAATAACAATATTGGGTGGTTACATTACGAAGGTGATAACGGAAGTGGTAGCATTCTATCAATGTGGCATAAAGAGGCCTTCAGTTACGATAGTCATGTCGTGGGAAAGGGGTTCATTGTGGTGTTTGGTTATTATTCAAAAACCAACATTAGATGTGTAGTGGTAAATGTGTATGCTGCATGTAATCTGAGTGATAAGAGGTTACTTTGGGAGGAGTTGTCTAATATTAAAGCGTCTTCACAGGATATGGTATGGTGTATGTGTGGGGATTTTAATGCCATTAGAAGACGAGGTGAAAGGAAAGGAAGTAAAGATAGGGTTTACCAATCAAGCGAGATGGATGGGTTTAACAGGTTCATTGATACAAACCTGCTGCTTGATTTACCTATTGTGGGTAAAAAATTCACATGGTTCAAATCTAATGGCTCGGCGAAAAGCAGATTGGATAGGGTGCTTGTTACGGAAGAGTGGTTGGATCATTGGTTTATGAGCAAACAATATGTTCAACAAAGGGAAGTATCTGACCATTGTGCTATTGTGGTCAAATCTATGGTTAAAGATTGGGGCCCTAACCCTTTCCGAACAATCGATGCCTGGATGTTGGAAAAAGGTTTTAGTGAGATGTTAAAGGAAAAGTGGTCCTCTTACGTTGTCCAGGGGTGTGAATTCGTTAAGTGTAAAGAGAAGTTGAAGCGGATGAAGGGTGATCTAAAAGCATGGAATAGAGATGTCTTTGGTAATATTCATTCCAAGAAGAGGGAGATATTGCAGGCAATTGCGAATTTTGATAACCAAGACTGTCTCAGTAACCTCACGGAAAGTGATAGGGCTAAGAGGTGTGAGTTGATTAGTTGTCTGAGGGATATTGACAAGAAGCTGGAGTCTATCATGTGTCAAAAGGCTAGAGTAAACTGGCTTAAATATGGGGACTCATGTACTAAGTTCTACTACTCAACTCTGAGGTGGAGACGTCTGAGAAATGAAGTAAAAGGTGTGGAGGTAGGGGATCATTGGTGTGAAGAACCTAGTACAGTTCGTCTGGAAGCCAAGAAGATCTTTGAGAAGAGGTTTAAAGCAACTAAAGATTTTGGAGTACGTCTTGATGGGGTTGAGTTTAAATCCCTCTCAGAGGAAGACAATGCGAGTCTGATAGCTAGCTTTACTGAGGAAGAAATAAGGAATGCAGTGTGGCAGTGCGAAGGCACAAAGAGTCCAGGCCCTGATGGGTTCAATTTTAATTTCCTTAAGAAAAGTTGGGATTTCATTAAAGAAGACATTGTGGCAGCGATGTGTCTTTTTCATGAGAAAAGGTGTATACCGAAGGGCTGTAACGCCTCTTTCATAGCTTTGATTCCTAAAGTAAGGGATCCGTTCACTTTTGAGCAATATAGGCCAATTTCTCTAGTGGGAGCTGTATATAAGATCATAGCGAAGGTGATGGCGGAAAGGATTAAGAAAGTGCTACCGGCTGTTATCGATGAAAGTCAGTCGGCTTTCTTAAAGAACAGAGGAATTCTTGACAATGTTCTTTTGGCCAATAAAACGGTGGAGGATCTAAAGAGGGGAGGGAGGAGCGGTCTGTGTTTAAAAGTGGACTTTGAAAAAGCGTATGATTCAGTAAGATGGGAGTTCCTGTATGATATGTTACAGAGGTTGGGGTTCCATAAGAGGTGGATTATGTGGGTTCAGGGTTGTATGGAAAGTGCAACGGTGTCAGTACTCGTAAATGGGAGTCCTACGGAAGAATTTAAACCATCAAGGGGGCTAAGGCAGGGTGACCCTTTAGCTCCATTTCTCTTTTTAGTGGTTGCTGAAGGCATGGCAGGGCTAGTAAGGCAAGCTGTGAAGGCTGAGTTATTAAAGGGCCCTAAGATCGGAAGAAAGGAGGTTGAATTGAGTCTTCTTCAGTTTGTAGATGACACCTTGTTCCTATGTGAGAATTCTTATGCCAATATAGTCACTCTCAAGGCTATCCTTAGGGGATTTGAGCTGGCATCTGGCCTGAAGATCAATTTCCATAAGTCGAAGATAGCTGGTATTAATGTCCCCCAACGTGATTTGGAGTGTTACGCAAAGACTCTGAATTGTGATCAAATGGGAATCTCGTTTACTTATTTGGGATTAGAAGTGGGGGGTAATCCAAGGAAGAAGAAGTTTTGGGAGACGGTTCTGAACAAGCTGAAATCGAGGCTTAGTGTATGGAAAGGGCGTTTTTTGTCTACGGCTGGTAGAATATGTTTAATAAAATCTGTTATTACGGCTATACCGTTCTACTATCTGTCTCTTTTCAAAGCATCGGACTCGGTATGCAAAAGTATCATCAGCATCCAAAGAAGGTTTCTCTGGGGATGGGGCAAGGAGAAGATACCGATATCATGGGTAAGTTGGAAAATTATATGTAAACCGAGGGAGGAAGGTGGTCTAGGTATAAGAGATATTCGGAAGTTTAATGTAGCACTTCTAGCCAAGTGGAGATGGCGGTGTATTTCGAGTGAGAAAGGAAAATGGAAAGAATGCCTGGACTCTAAGTATGATCTGAAACATGGTGGTAATCATACATCTATGAGACTACAATCCTGGTGGTGGAAAGACCTTGGGAAGGTTTGTGGGGAGGGCGACGGAGATGGGTGGTTTCAAGAAGCTGTGGGGTGGAAAGTAGGAAGGGGTGATAAAGCAAGGTTTTGGGAGGATGTATGGTTAGGAAATGTCAACTTAAAGACATTGTTCCCTAGATTGTATTCTGTGTCGTTGAACCAAGGCCAGAAGGTGGAGGAGGTAGGTATGTGGGACGACGCGAGGTGGAGGTGGTGTTTAAGATGGAGGCGTGCAAGATTTGAGTGGGAAATCCCGATGGAAGAGGAGCTCGGTATACTTTTAACTAGAGCCATCATCATTAAGGATGTAAAGGATATACAGGTATGGTCAGGTGATGAATCTGGATGTTATAATGTCAGTTCTGCTTATGCTTACCTTGACAAAATTGATAGGGGACCACACTATGATGCCTTTAAGTATTTATGGAAGGCTAAGGTGTTCCCTAACGTGTTAACCACAGCATGGAGGGTTTTGAGGGGCAGAATGCCAACTAGGGTGTCTTTGGGCAGGAGAGGAGTTGTGTTAAGCACACTAGTGTGTCCGATGTGCCAGACAAAGGAGGAATCATGCCAGCATCTGTTCTTGGAATGTAAGACTGCAATACATGCATGGGCTTTATGCTTCAGATGGAGTGGACTAGTGTTTGTCCAACATAATGACATTATGGCCCACTTTGTGAGTTTCCATTTAATGCAGAGCAGCAAGGTACAAAATGAGGTATGGAAAGGTGTGTGGGTAGCCATAGTATGGTGTTTATGGGAGCATAgaaaccaagtggtgttcaatcaAGGAGTAGCTGATGGGAAGAAGTGTTTCACAATGCCCAACTCAAATCGTGGTTATGGCTGAAAAATAAGGCACAACATTTCAATTGCTCTTTTGCTGAATGGATGATGAATCCTCTGGTGTGCATCACCAGCTACAAATGAGTAAGGCAGAGGACATCAGCGAAGGTATCAAGGGAAGGGGGAAGGTGCTCCTAATCAGAAACAACTAAAATCAACAGCACGGCTCAATTTTGTTAGGAAACCTGCAGTATTAATCATGGAATTTGTTGGTTTTGTTGCCTTGGTTGGGCTAGGGATTTGAAGATTATACTAATAGTAGGCTCGGTGATTATACTAATAGTAG harbors:
- the LOC137817962 gene encoding uncharacterized protein produces the protein MGYAERRNHSYANSFTTFFLSNFPDSHGKRDMLEVFQKWARVKEVFISRRRNRWGRRFGFVRFFGVRNAASLERDLDSCFVGNMKLYVNIPRYRRDGLGSKGNAFYSDEVKPPGGDAQSYITRKNKEVWREKGGKEAMATNSYNVKSYADAVKRPAQGQWSGPSITTRVQSLPWLTNSMIGHMLDEFNFETMREECLKGGMSMFNTKFLGDDQVLLSPKAEGRMEDLVKSHKEWFYSVFAEIKPWTEHDVVRYKRVWVRCYGLPLHLWSKECLTKVVGEVATVVGLDEATLSWDCLEYARCQVKMLKSCKADLSKEFRINGRLYNVTVVEEAAKSGRVDYCSKCAFHNEGSSISSSSVESFVADSLVSEKFSEDEDGSEARYGWPEKVSREERVGQQRVHQKQWIRNVQNGTKVVRKKVGYFQLEKTCVRREPQRSGLVCLTHKDVSVMRVQLFISRW
- the LOC137817963 gene encoding uncharacterized protein translates to MSEGWGGGVKAKYLRNIIGKEGAEFVCVQETKLTEFSDSRCFSLWGDNKVGWVHNEGVNGAGSTLSMWHKEAFHYVSHTVGKCFIAVVGHHVKSNCSCIKINVYAACNPSEKVAMWEDVSVIRSIHQDKVWCCCGDFNVVRCAAERKGIRRNASNKKEIRDFNDFIGSNSMEDLPLVGKKFTWFKADGSAKSRLDKILVSEEWLQVWPMSKQYIQTREVSDHCAIVVKSWSKDWGPKPFKSIDAWLLEPGFKDLVRGKWGSYEV